A region of the Kribbella sp. NBC_01245 genome:
CGCGACATGACTGGTCATCACCGCAACGTCGTACGCCGAGTCGCCCAGCACCGGCGACGTACCCTCAATCCACGTGACGCGCTCGGCCCCCGCCTTGCCACGGGCCCGCCGCAACGATGCCGCCGCCGGATCGACACCCGTCACCCGATGGCCGAGCCTGGCCAGCCCGATCGCCAAACGGCCGGTCCCGCAGCCCAGATCGACCACCCGTCTGCCCCCAGGTGCCAACTCCCCGCCCGACTCTTCGGCCGCACTGACCGCGGAGACGAAGAAGTCGTCTTCCCTGGACCAAGGACATTCGGCGTCGTACACCTCGACCAGACGAGGATGGTTGAACTCGGCTTCCCGCATCCACGGATGCTATTTCGTGGTCCCACTCGCTGGCGACGGAGTAATCCGATGGCGCTGGTTCGGGCCAACGGCGATGATGTTGTCATGATTTCTGGGCCGGCTGCTGCCGCGAAGTGACTCACGGGTTTCCCGTGCGTAGTCCCTTCGTCGGTCAGTCATGCCCAGGAGCCCTCACAGATGCATATATCCAGCCCAATTCCGCCCTTTCTCACTGGCGAGCCCGGCCCAGAACCACCTGATACCGGCCCTGCTGCCACCGGGCCATCCGTGACCGAACCACGCGTCGCGGAACCACGCGTTGCCGGACCACACGTGACCGGAGCGCGCGTGACCGGACCACACGCGACCGGGCCAGGTGCCACCGGGTCGCCGGTCAGCCGGGTCGGATCTCAAGCCGTCGGGGCGGTTGTGGAGATCGCGGGCGACGAGTCGGGGTTTTCCGGTACGAACATGCTTGATCCGGATAGCCGCGTCTTTAGCCACGCCACGGTTGAACTGGATCTCGAGTCAGCCGCGCGCTGTGTCGAGGTGGCGCGGCGATCCGTGCCTTATGCGGGGGATGAGTTCAAGGCGAACCACCTTCTTCGAGTACGGCAGCGTCCGACGCTCGCCTGGTTGCTGGGGGCTGATGGACCCATTTACGGCAAGGCGCGGGTCCATCTTGTTGATAAGACCTTCTTCGTTGCGGTGCGGATGGTTGATGTCCTGATCGCCGAACCGACCTACTCCGCTGGTACGAGCCTCGATCCGGATGGCCGGGCCATGGCGTTTGCTCTTCACCGGGAGGGGCCGCGGGTCTTCGGCACGGCTGGCTGGGACGACGTACTGATGGCATTCACCACGTTGATGCGAGCCAAGTACTACAGCCAGGTCGAGCCTTTGACCGATGAACTGTTCCAGGTGTTGCAAACCAACGACACCGCTGGCTTCGGAGACAACGGCAGCAGTGGCAGTGGCACGATCGTCGAAGGGTTGCTTGCTGGTCGGGACCGGATCGAGCCGTATATGAGGCAGGTGCTTGATGAGCGGTCGACGCTTCCGCCACTTGAACCGTTGATGCCTGCTTTGGTTGAGACGGCTCTCACTTGGGGTGCGGATGGGCGGCGGGTTTCGGTGATCCATGACGAGCAGAGTTCGCTTACGCCGCATCGACTCGGGCAGATCGAGCTGGTGTTGGCGCAGGCGTGGCCCGGTCGTGGTGGGCCGTTGCTGTCGCTTAGGCAGGTGGATTCGCGTACGGATCCACGGGTCCAAGTGGCCGACTTGTTGGCCGGGGCCGCTCGGCGTATCGCGACCAACGAACTCTGTGGTGAAGGTGATCCCGAATTGGCGGAGCTTTTGAGTCCCTACATTGATTCCTCCTCGATTTGGGCTGATGAGGGCAGCTGGGCTCGGTTGACCGATCGCCAGTACGGCCAGGGACTGTCGGCGGCCAGTTGGTGAATCTCGTCGGCTAGGTGGTGCGGTTTACCGCTCGCGTTGGGGGACGCGGGCGGTGAGTTGGTCGAGTGGAGCCAACTTGAGGTGGCGGGTGCCTGCGGCGAAAGCCAGGTAGACGTGGGGGCCCGCTTTGGTCAGGCCTTGGCTTTGGCTCGGTATGAGGAAGGTGGAGCTCAGGCCGCTGGACCGTCGTTGGATCGTGAACAGGCTCGATTCCTCGGGACCGGCCGAGCGGCTGAAGAGGAAGTGGGTGGACGTCACGATTGCGCCGGCGACTCGGGCCGGCGTTTCGATCCACGAGGCCGATGAGGCCCCCGAGTCCGAGGGGGCCGGCGAGTCTGGTGAGGCTGGCAGTGGTTTCAGCTGGCCCGAGGGTGAGACGTGGTAGCGGTAGAGGCGGGATGTGCCGCCTACGAAGAGGGTGGATCCGTGGGTGGCGACGTAGCGGGAGGCCGCGACTGGGAATGCGGCGTCGGGGGTGAGGGATGAGCCGTCGCGTGCGTTGAGCAGCTTGGGGAGGCTGAAGCGGCGGATGTAGTGGCGATCACCGGCGGCGTGGGTGATCCATAGGTGTTTGGAGATGGCGACTCCGCCGGCCTCGCTTGCCTGGAGGGCGAGGGTCTTCAGCCGGCGGCCTGAGCTGTGGTCGATGACTGAGAGGATGCTGCGACGTTGCGCGCTGTCGAACGAGTACAGGATCAGCCAGTCGCGGGATGGCAGATAGCCAAGGCCGCGCGGCTGATAAGTGGCCGAATGCGGGATATCAGGCCCGCGAACGAACTGGTCCGTGCAAACCGCGGTCGGCGCCACAGCGGTCGGCGCCACACTGGTTGGACCGGTGAGCAGGCTGGAGAACAGTGCTCCGGTCGCGAGGAAGCATGAGGTGTACATCCGGGTCCCTCCCTAGGTTGAACGATGCGCAGGGAAGGTACGGCTTCAGGCCCGCCGAAATCAGACGACTTCAGGACCTGTGGACAACGCGACTACGAGGCCGGGAAGAGGGCGGGAAACACGGAAACCCCCGTCACCCGGGAAGGGGTGGCGGGGGTTTCGTGCGGTGGTTCAGTTGAACGAGTCGCCGCAGGCGCAGGAGCCGGTGGCGTTCGGGTTGTCGATCGTGAAGCCCTGCTTCTCGATGGTGTCGACGAAGTCGATGGTCGCGCCCTTGAGGTAGGGAGCGCTCATCCGGTCGGTGACCACGAACACACCGTCGAAGTCGGCCCGCACGTCACCATCGAGCTGACGCTCGTCGAAGAAGAGCTGGTAACGGAGGCCGGAGCAACCACCCGGCTGCACGGCAACGCGCAGCGCGAGGTCATCGCGACCCTCCTGGTCCAGCAGCGCCTTCACCTTGGCGGCGGCGCCGTCGCTCAGCTGAACGCCGGTGGCCGTGGTGGTGGCCTGCTCGGTCTGCGCTTCAGTCATTCCTGACTCCAGTCATCTGTGATGTCAGCACTCGGCCTCAGGGCAGCCGACCGGGTGCGAAATTCCGCTGTCACCTCGGGCAACAACCTCTCTCCCGAGCGCATTCCCATGGTCGCACACCAATTCCAGCCACTCCAACGAACGCCCCGGCAACAACACCCCCGAAATCACGCAAAGTCACCGAGCCCACGTCTTGGCAACACGCTCCGCGACGGTGGCCAGCGAGCCGTAAGCGTCCGCGAAGGCCTTCTCCTCGCCAACCGCGTCCACCAGCGAGTACGCCGACTCGACGCCCATCGTGCGCATCTCCCGCGAGCCGATCAGCACCTTGCCGGCGAGTACGACGCACGGCCGCATCGCGTCGTTCGCCACCTTCGCGACCCCGGCGATGACCTTGCCGTCGCGGGACTGGAAGTCGAACGCGCCCTCGCCCGACAGCACGAGATCCACCTGACCCGCCTTGGCCCGTAGATCGGTCAGATCCGCCACCAGGTCGATCCCTGAGACCCGCGTCGCACCGAGCAGCAGCAGGGCATAACCAAGCCCACCGGCAGCACCCGCTCCCTTGGCGTCGGCGGTCTTCCGCCCGGCCAGCGTGGCGAACCCGGTGAGCAGCCCATCGACGGCAGGCTTGCGCTCGTCCGTGATGCCCTTCTGCGCGCCGAAGACGTTGGTCGCGCCGCGCAGCCCGAGCAGCGGGTTCTCCACGTCACTCGCCGCGACCAATTCGACGCCGTCCAGCTTGGCCAACGCAGGCGCAAGATCGACCGAGGTCAGTCCCTCCAGGCCGGCAGCACCCGCGTCCAGCACACCACCCACACCAGTAGCGCCAAGGGCCGCGAGCAGACCAGCGCCCGCGTCGTTCGTACCGGATCCGCCAAGGCCGAGGATGACCCGCTTGGCGCCCGCCTCGACGGCCGCGGCGACGAGTTGACCCACGCCGTACGTCGAACCGTCTTCCGGGCGGCGGTCAGCCGGTTCGACCAGGTGCAATCCGCAGGCCTGGGCGGTCTCGATGTACGCCGTCTCGCCCGCCAGCAGCACCGTCGCCGGCACCTCCTCGCCGAGCGGACCCCGCGCCGTACCGGACAGCAGGGAGCCGTCGACCACGGCGGAGAGCACGTCGATGAAGCCCGGGCCACCGTCGGCCATGGGTGCCACCAGCACCTCCGCCTCCGGATCACGGCGGCGCCAGCCCTCCTCGATCGCGGCCGCGGCCTCGACCGCGGTCAGGGTGCCGGCGAACTTGTCCGGGGCAATCAGCACGCGCATGCGGACATCCTTGCGCACCGGACCGCCATCCGCCGCAACGACCATGGTCCGAGACGGCGATACTCTCCACTGCCTCCTACCAGAAAGCCTTCACCGTGCCTCGTACTGCCCGCGCCCTGGCCGCGACCGCCCTCGCCCTCGCCGTCCTCGTCACCAGCACAGCCTGCAATGGCGACAAGGACCCCAACGCCAGCCCCGAAACTCCTGGCGGCACCTTCGCCAGCCAGCCGACCCCCTCTGCTCAGCCGGACGGCCTGACGCTGGTGATCGACAACCTGAAGCCCGGCCAGTGCGTGAGCTTCGCCTATACCGGCCCCGTGGTCGAGGTGACGAACCCACGCGTCGTCACTTGCACGAGCAAGGATGCGAAGCAGAAGTTCGCCCGCTGGGTCGACGGCAAGGACAAGGCCGGCGAGGAGGCCTGCGGCCACCTGGGCGAGAGCGCCTACCTCGGCACCAACGAGGAGAAGTTCCTTTGTCTTGACCATCTCTACCGGGCCGGCGAGTGCGTCAAGGCGGACGTCGACGGCACCCGGATCATCGGCGTATTCCTCAATTTGGTTGTGCCGTGCAACAAAGCCGCGGCGGGCGCCGGCACCTCCAAGGTCAAGGTCGTGAAGGTGGTCGGCAAGGCCAAGCCCAAGGCCAAGTACTGCGGCAAGAACGCCCAGTACGACCTCGCCCATCGAGCCATCGCGCTCTGTGTGACGACAGCGGTGTAGATCACATAGTGGGCGGACGGATAAGGCTGGGCTGAGCTGCTGTGGCGCGTGGCACGATGGTTGATGTGACGACAACCGCGGATGCGCCGAAGTCCCTGCCACTGCTGTTCCT
Encoded here:
- a CDS encoding HesB/IscA family protein, coding for MTEAQTEQATTTATGVQLSDGAAAKVKALLDQEGRDDLALRVAVQPGGCSGLRYQLFFDERQLDGDVRADFDGVFVVTDRMSAPYLKGATIDFVDTIEKQGFTIDNPNATGSCACGDSFN
- a CDS encoding glycerate kinase family protein, coding for MRVLIAPDKFAGTLTAVEAAAAIEEGWRRRDPEAEVLVAPMADGGPGFIDVLSAVVDGSLLSGTARGPLGEEVPATVLLAGETAYIETAQACGLHLVEPADRRPEDGSTYGVGQLVAAAVEAGAKRVILGLGGSGTNDAGAGLLAALGATGVGGVLDAGAAGLEGLTSVDLAPALAKLDGVELVAASDVENPLLGLRGATNVFGAQKGITDERKPAVDGLLTGFATLAGRKTADAKGAGAAGGLGYALLLLGATRVSGIDLVADLTDLRAKAGQVDLVLSGEGAFDFQSRDGKVIAGVAKVANDAMRPCVVLAGKVLIGSREMRTMGVESAYSLVDAVGEEKAFADAYGSLATVAERVAKTWAR